A window of the Desulfobacula toluolica Tol2 genome harbors these coding sequences:
- a CDS encoding XdhC family aldehyde oxidoreductase maturation factor codes for MGKNLYLKAYDLLSSGKKIILARTIRRSGSTPRDVGSMCIITEDGDLIGTVGGGLLEYKVQQKAKTLLKEKESFVYQFRLSGEDLAAGGMICGGDVDLYLEPLFPENTGMVSLYKAIQEHIIKNRPGILVTRIKDGIPAIDTEARLFLETDGQTLGSISGLNPKQLAFDKNIPYELISSGDKGEAFFVEKIALKPQVFIFGAGHVSLFVAQLAKMVGFSITVIDDRPEFANEQRFPEADNILVTDLNQAFEQLEISPTSYILIITRGHLHDKVVLQQALSTAAGYIGMIGSKKKKNTIYKALMEEGFSKEQLETVYSPIGLEINAETPEEIAVSIVGELIKKRAPKKKAKQLIL; via the coding sequence ATGGGAAAAAACTTATATCTAAAAGCCTATGACCTGCTTTCATCCGGGAAAAAAATTATCCTTGCCAGAACCATTCGGCGTTCTGGATCAACTCCCAGGGATGTGGGGTCCATGTGCATCATTACGGAAGACGGCGACCTTATCGGAACGGTTGGCGGCGGACTTCTGGAATACAAGGTACAGCAAAAGGCCAAGACCCTGTTAAAGGAAAAAGAATCATTCGTCTACCAGTTTCGCCTGAGCGGTGAGGATCTGGCAGCCGGCGGCATGATCTGCGGAGGAGATGTTGACCTTTACCTGGAACCGCTTTTCCCGGAAAACACTGGCATGGTATCCTTATATAAAGCCATACAGGAACACATTATAAAAAATCGACCTGGCATACTGGTGACCCGGATTAAAGACGGCATACCTGCAATTGATACCGAAGCAAGGCTGTTTTTGGAAACGGACGGCCAAACCCTTGGGAGCATTTCCGGATTGAATCCAAAGCAATTGGCCTTTGACAAAAATATCCCCTATGAACTGATCTCTTCCGGAGACAAAGGAGAGGCTTTTTTTGTGGAAAAAATTGCCCTCAAGCCCCAGGTCTTTATTTTCGGGGCAGGTCACGTCTCGTTGTTTGTGGCGCAATTGGCAAAAATGGTGGGGTTCAGCATCACCGTAATTGATGACAGGCCCGAGTTTGCCAATGAACAACGATTCCCTGAAGCGGATAATATCCTTGTCACGGATCTGAACCAGGCATTTGAACAACTGGAAATTTCTCCGACTTCATATATCCTGATTATCACGCGGGGCCACCTCCATGACAAGGTTGTCCTGCAGCAGGCTCTTTCCACCGCTGCAGGCTATATCGGCATGATCGGCAGTAAAAAGAAGAAAAACACCATATACAAAGCACTGATGGAGGAGGGGTTTTCCAAAGAGCAACTTGAAACGGTTTATTCCCCCATTGGCCTTGAGATCAACGCGGAAACCCCTGAAGAAATTGCCGTCAGCATTGTGGGAGAACTGATTAAAAAACGGGCACCCAAAAAAAAGGCAAAGCAACTTATTTTATGA
- a CDS encoding nucleotidyltransferase family protein, protein MSGQNKKISGIILAAGSASRMGKTKQLLPFGETTLLGRVIQNARDSRLHEIIVVLGHNAGKISRSIDFEGTRVTRNTAYANGQSTSLIKGVEAVSSDCDAAMFLLADQPLVTAAIINRLADAFETGTAPIVIPYCNGKRGNPVIIARPLFYRLASLSADTGARVLFEEFKDVILRVSVPDKAILVDVDTPADYQTLISKK, encoded by the coding sequence ATGAGTGGTCAAAACAAAAAGATTTCCGGGATCATCCTGGCTGCCGGATCTGCCTCCCGCATGGGAAAAACCAAGCAGCTGCTCCCATTTGGAGAAACCACTCTCCTGGGCCGGGTGATCCAAAATGCCCGGGACTCCCGGCTGCATGAAATCATTGTTGTACTGGGTCACAATGCTGGCAAAATAAGCCGGAGCATTGATTTTGAAGGGACCAGGGTCACCCGGAATACGGCCTATGCCAATGGGCAGAGTACATCCCTTATCAAAGGAGTCGAAGCGGTCTCGTCCGACTGTGATGCCGCCATGTTCCTTCTGGCTGACCAGCCCCTTGTAACTGCCGCCATTATCAACAGACTGGCTGATGCCTTTGAAACCGGCACCGCCCCGATTGTCATCCCCTATTGCAACGGCAAACGGGGCAACCCGGTCATTATTGCCAGGCCGCTGTTTTATCGCCTGGCATCATTATCCGCAGACACCGGGGCAAGGGTCTTGTTTGAAGAATTTAAAGACGTCATATTAAGAGTATCGGTTCCTGACAAGGCCATTCTGGTTGACGTGGATACACCGGCTGATTATCAAACCTTGATATCAAAAAAATGA
- a CDS encoding acyl--CoA ligase family protein, translating into MPEQSVNYDLLSPVKFLSRSVEVYPNKAAVIYGDRHFTYAQFQERVFRLANALKKNNIGKGDKVAFICPNTPPMLEAHYAVPLIGAVLVSINIRLSANEIAYIIDHSDAKAVFADNEFGSTVASISSSLPKVGTYVNICDLDDSKPLDGPDYETFLASGSEEPVELAVTDERDVITINYTSGTTGQPKGVMYHHRGAYLNAIGELLEFKISPDSVYLWTLPMFHCNGWCFTWAITAMGATHVCLRKVVPEEIYNIIDSKGITHLCAAPTILISMSAYARENRLTLSGNLEIMTAGAPPAPTVIQNMESIGANILQSYGLTEVFGPHSICRWQPRWDDLDPFEKARLKARQGVPYIVAQHMDVVDSETMEPVPRDGKTMGEIVMRGNNVMLGYYKDIESTNDAFRGGWFHSGDLAVMHPDNYIQIMDRQKDIIISGGENISTVEIENVLFTHPDVLEVAVIPVPDPKWGEVPKAFIALQNGTQPAAEDIIEFCRTKLARFKAPKYVEFGELPKTATGKTQKFKLREKEWEGHDRMVN; encoded by the coding sequence ATGCCTGAGCAGAGTGTAAATTATGATTTGCTGAGTCCGGTGAAATTTCTCAGCCGCAGTGTCGAGGTTTATCCCAACAAGGCGGCAGTGATTTATGGGGACCGGCACTTCACCTATGCCCAATTCCAGGAAAGGGTATTTCGCCTGGCCAATGCCCTGAAAAAAAACAATATAGGCAAGGGTGACAAAGTTGCATTCATCTGCCCCAATACCCCGCCCATGCTGGAGGCCCATTATGCTGTTCCCCTGATCGGGGCGGTCCTGGTATCCATCAATATCAGGTTGTCTGCCAATGAAATCGCCTATATTATTGATCACTCAGATGCAAAGGCTGTGTTTGCGGACAATGAGTTCGGCAGCACGGTTGCCTCTATTTCGTCTTCGCTGCCCAAGGTTGGCACTTATGTCAATATCTGTGATCTTGACGATTCAAAGCCCCTTGATGGACCGGATTATGAAACCTTCCTTGCTTCCGGGTCAGAGGAACCAGTTGAACTTGCTGTAACCGATGAGAGAGATGTCATAACCATCAACTACACCAGCGGAACAACCGGACAGCCAAAAGGAGTTATGTATCATCACCGCGGGGCATATTTGAATGCCATTGGTGAGCTGCTTGAGTTCAAGATCAGCCCCGACTCCGTTTATCTCTGGACACTTCCCATGTTTCACTGCAACGGGTGGTGTTTCACCTGGGCCATAACTGCTATGGGAGCCACCCATGTGTGTCTGCGCAAAGTGGTCCCGGAAGAAATTTACAATATTATTGATTCTAAGGGGATCACCCATCTGTGTGCCGCTCCCACCATTCTTATCTCAATGTCGGCCTATGCCAGGGAAAACCGGTTAACGCTGTCAGGCAACCTTGAAATCATGACAGCCGGGGCACCACCGGCACCCACGGTCATTCAGAACATGGAGAGTATTGGCGCAAATATTCTCCAGAGCTATGGTCTCACAGAAGTATTTGGGCCTCACAGTATCTGCCGCTGGCAACCCAGGTGGGATGACCTTGATCCCTTTGAAAAAGCCCGGCTTAAAGCACGCCAGGGCGTTCCGTATATTGTTGCTCAACATATGGATGTTGTAGACTCTGAAACAATGGAACCTGTTCCAAGGGATGGGAAAACAATGGGCGAAATCGTCATGCGGGGCAACAATGTCATGTTGGGGTATTACAAAGATATTGAGTCTACCAATGATGCATTCCGGGGAGGCTGGTTTCACAGCGGGGATCTGGCTGTAATGCATCCGGATAATTACATTCAGATCATGGACCGCCAAAAAGATATCATTATCAGCGGCGGGGAAAATATTTCAACCGTTGAAATAGAAAATGTTCTGTTCACCCATCCCGACGTTCTTGAGGTGGCTGTGATTCCTGTGCCGGATCCGAAATGGGGCGAAGTGCCCAAGGCCTTTATTGCACTGCAGAACGGAACCCAGCCTGCTGCAGAGGATATTATTGAATTTTGCAGAACAAAACTGGCACGGTTTAAAGCACCAAAATACGTTGAATTCGGAGAATTGCCGAAAACCGCTACCGGCAAGACTCAGAAATTCAAACTTCGGGAAAAGGAATGGGAGGGCCATGATCGCATGGTGAATTAG
- a CDS encoding acyl-CoA dehydrogenase, translating to MAQLIADRRDVDFVLHEQIGMVDHESFDEFNKKTIDLIVSEARNLAIKEILPTFKDGDEIGCKLENGKVTVPESFKRAWNLYCEGEWLAMCDDPEVGGQGMPKLVGCAALEYMVGANSAFMLYYGMTHGAAKLVEAFGTEDQKKRYMKKMFAGVWGGTMLLTESEAGSDVGALTTTATKKADGTYSIQGSKIFISAGDHDLCENIIHPVLARIDGAPAGTRGISLFLVPKYHVNDDGNLGDFNNIVCTGLEHKMGIHGNATASLSLGEKGECIGTLLGEENKGMAAMFRMMNEARAFVGIQGFAVASAAYMYALDYSRNRVQGKYLLAGKDPAAKNVTIIRHPDVKRQLLNMKVYTEGMRSLIYYYGKCSDIVRITDDERLRADTSALIEVLTPVVKGYVTDKALEVCSHGVQVYGGYGYISEYPVEQLMRDSRIFMIYEGTNGIQAMDLIGRKLGMNKGKSFKYFIDQMRKTIEEAKVIEGIEALVEKVDHAVSRLEALAQKIGQRARSEKVLNAYAFAHPFLEVTGDVTFAWMHLWRASVAAPRLVEKVGSLEKKAVAAKAEKNKDAAFYAGQIESARFFIHTLLPAAYGKMDAILEGDSCVEDILDVSFGSK from the coding sequence ATGGCACAGCTTATCGCTGACAGACGGGATGTTGATTTTGTCCTGCATGAACAGATCGGGATGGTGGACCATGAATCATTTGATGAATTCAACAAAAAGACAATAGACCTGATCGTTTCCGAGGCAAGGAACCTGGCCATAAAAGAAATTCTTCCCACTTTTAAGGACGGGGATGAGATCGGATGTAAACTTGAAAACGGAAAGGTAACGGTGCCCGAATCCTTTAAACGGGCCTGGAACCTCTATTGTGAAGGCGAATGGCTTGCCATGTGTGACGACCCCGAGGTCGGGGGGCAGGGAATGCCGAAACTTGTCGGGTGTGCTGCCCTGGAATACATGGTGGGTGCCAACTCAGCATTCATGCTCTATTACGGCATGACCCACGGTGCGGCAAAGCTGGTGGAAGCCTTTGGCACTGAAGACCAGAAAAAGCGGTACATGAAAAAAATGTTTGCCGGTGTCTGGGGCGGCACAATGCTTTTGACCGAATCCGAGGCAGGATCAGACGTCGGGGCCTTGACCACCACGGCAACGAAAAAAGCGGACGGCACCTATTCCATCCAGGGATCAAAAATTTTTATCTCAGCCGGCGACCATGATCTGTGCGAGAATATCATTCATCCGGTTTTGGCCAGGATTGACGGCGCACCTGCCGGCACCAGGGGGATCTCACTGTTCCTGGTTCCCAAATACCATGTCAATGACGACGGCAATCTGGGGGATTTCAACAATATCGTGTGTACGGGCCTGGAACATAAAATGGGCATTCACGGCAATGCCACAGCCTCTCTTTCTCTGGGAGAAAAAGGCGAATGTATAGGCACCCTCCTGGGAGAAGAGAACAAAGGCATGGCGGCCATGTTCCGGATGATGAATGAAGCGCGTGCCTTTGTCGGCATTCAGGGGTTTGCCGTGGCATCTGCCGCGTATATGTATGCCCTTGATTATTCCCGGAACAGGGTTCAGGGAAAATATCTGCTTGCTGGCAAAGACCCGGCTGCAAAAAATGTAACCATTATTCGGCATCCCGATGTGAAACGCCAGCTGTTGAACATGAAGGTTTACACGGAAGGGATGCGGTCGTTGATCTATTATTATGGCAAATGTTCCGACATTGTCCGCATCACGGATGATGAACGGCTCAGGGCAGATACCAGTGCATTGATTGAAGTGTTGACCCCCGTTGTAAAAGGGTATGTCACGGACAAGGCCCTGGAAGTATGCTCCCATGGCGTCCAGGTCTATGGCGGCTATGGTTATATCAGTGAATACCCGGTTGAACAGCTGATGAGGGATTCAAGGATTTTTATGATTTACGAAGGCACCAACGGCATCCAGGCTATGGATCTTATCGGCAGAAAACTTGGCATGAACAAAGGCAAAAGTTTTAAATACTTTATTGACCAGATGAGAAAGACCATTGAAGAGGCAAAAGTAATTGAGGGTATTGAAGCACTGGTTGAAAAAGTTGACCATGCCGTATCCAGGCTTGAAGCACTTGCTCAAAAAATCGGACAGAGAGCCAGGTCCGAGAAAGTTCTGAATGCCTATGCCTTTGCTCATCCCTTCCTTGAGGTGACAGGGGATGTAACCTTTGCATGGATGCATTTGTGGCGGGCATCTGTTGCCGCACCCAGGCTTGTTGAAAAAGTTGGCAGTCTTGAAAAGAAAGCGGTTGCCGCAAAAGCTGAGAAAAATAAGGATGCAGCCTTTTATGCAGGCCAGATTGAATCGGCCAGGTTTTTTATTCATACCCTTCTGCCGGCAGCTTATGGGAAAATGGATGCCATTCTGGAAGGTGACTCTTGTGTGGAAGATATCCTTGATGTCTCTTTTGGGTCAAAATAA
- the yqeC gene encoding selenium cofactor biosynthesis protein YqeC — MMTTSLIDTLGLKHQGLISIIGAGGKTTLMFRLARELADSGKTVLTTTTTKIFMPGPDTSPKTIIAGSIEELIKKSKSGLNRHSHFSAGSSHDPGSGKLNGFDPDIIDQLRQTNLFDWIIVEADGAKRKPMKATDTHEPVIPTATTHLVLVTGLDAVGLPLDENHVHRANLFSNNTGLCMGAAIDEHAIATSIAIEINKAGALGCPQVMIVFLNKADTPDRIDAGRKIGMLLQDKTQLDRIITAALKDNNPVKDCLPPSNKKKEKK, encoded by the coding sequence ATGATGACAACTTCATTAATTGACACATTAGGGCTAAAACATCAGGGGCTTATCAGCATTATCGGCGCAGGCGGGAAAACCACCCTGATGTTCCGGCTGGCAAGAGAACTTGCGGATTCCGGCAAAACCGTTCTGACAACAACCACCACCAAAATTTTCATGCCCGGCCCGGACACGTCACCGAAAACCATCATAGCCGGTTCCATTGAAGAACTGATTAAAAAATCAAAATCCGGGCTTAACCGCCACTCTCATTTCTCAGCAGGAAGCAGTCATGATCCTGGCTCTGGAAAATTGAACGGATTTGATCCGGACATCATTGATCAATTGCGGCAGACCAACCTTTTTGACTGGATTATTGTTGAAGCGGACGGTGCCAAACGAAAACCCATGAAAGCCACAGACACACATGAACCCGTGATCCCAACTGCCACAACCCACCTGGTTCTTGTCACAGGGCTTGATGCGGTAGGCCTCCCCCTGGACGAAAACCATGTTCACAGGGCAAACTTATTTTCCAATAACACAGGACTTTGCATGGGAGCCGCCATTGATGAACATGCCATTGCAACATCCATTGCCATTGAGATAAACAAAGCCGGGGCTTTGGGATGCCCTCAGGTAATGATTGTCTTCCTCAATAAAGCCGATACCCCGGACCGAATAGATGCAGGCCGGAAAATCGGGATGCTTTTGCAGGATAAGACCCAGCTTGACAGAATTATTACAGCCGCACTAAAAGACAATAACCCTGTAAAAGACTGCTTGCCCCCATCAAATAAAAAAAAGGAAAAAAAATAA
- a CDS encoding response regulator transcription factor: MELENTFKIMIVDDHPVFCLGMTELIGREPDLTVSTSEDTADKAWTAIKHHCPDLVIVDISLKESNGIDLVEDINREYPDLPVLVLSMYDETLYAERALMAGARGYIMKQKAISHVVKAIRQVLSGEIYASQKIKDKIFSRLVSRKTAGEKISLDILTNRELEVFRLIGDGLDSKEIAARLNLSIKTIGTHRENIKTKLNLKHYTELVKSAVHWSRKMEK, translated from the coding sequence ATGGAACTTGAAAACACCTTTAAGATAATGATTGTGGATGATCATCCTGTTTTTTGCCTTGGCATGACAGAACTGATCGGCAGGGAACCTGATTTGACGGTCAGCACCAGTGAAGATACCGCAGACAAAGCATGGACCGCCATTAAACACCATTGTCCCGATCTTGTTATTGTTGATATTTCGCTCAAGGAGAGTAACGGGATCGACCTTGTGGAGGACATCAACAGGGAATATCCGGATCTGCCGGTACTGGTGCTTTCCATGTATGACGAAACCCTTTATGCAGAAAGGGCGCTGATGGCCGGTGCCCGCGGATATATCATGAAGCAGAAGGCCATCAGCCATGTTGTCAAGGCCATTCGCCAGGTGCTGTCAGGTGAGATTTATGCAAGTCAAAAGATTAAGGACAAGATATTCAGCCGGCTGGTTTCCCGCAAGACGGCCGGCGAAAAAATTTCCCTGGACATTTTAACCAACCGGGAACTTGAAGTATTCCGTCTTATCGGAGACGGTCTTGATTCAAAGGAGATTGCTGCTCGGTTGAATTTAAGCATCAAAACCATCGGCACCCATCGCGAGAATATCAAAACAAAGCTGAACCTCAAACACTACACAGAGCTTGTCAAATCCGCCGTCCACTGGTCCCGGAAAATGGAAAAATAA